One part of the Algibacter sp. L1A34 genome encodes these proteins:
- the coaE gene encoding dephospho-CoA kinase (Dephospho-CoA kinase (CoaE) performs the final step in coenzyme A biosynthesis.): MIVVGLTGGIGSGKTTVAKMFLTLGVPVYIADDEAKKLMRKSKIIKRKLIQLFGEQAYVDNNLNKPFIASIIFTDKNMLKQMNAIIHPRVARHFEKWAKKQNTPYVIKEVAILFENGGDKLCDYVIAVTAPKDAKIKRVLVRDNTSEEKIIAIMKNQWSDAEKVKLSHFVIENVDLEKTKNQVSSVHAQILKKIQKS, from the coding sequence ATGATTGTAGTAGGACTTACAGGAGGTATTGGTAGCGGTAAAACAACGGTGGCGAAAATGTTTTTGACATTAGGCGTTCCGGTTTATATAGCCGATGATGAAGCCAAAAAGCTAATGCGTAAGTCTAAAATCATTAAACGAAAACTTATCCAATTATTTGGAGAGCAAGCCTATGTTGATAATAATTTGAATAAACCATTTATTGCCAGTATTATTTTTACTGATAAAAATATGCTGAAACAAATGAATGCTATTATACATCCTAGAGTGGCTAGGCACTTCGAGAAATGGGCGAAAAAGCAAAATACGCCTTATGTAATAAAGGAAGTGGCTATTTTGTTTGAAAATGGTGGTGATAAACTTTGCGATTACGTAATTGCTGTAACAGCACCAAAAGATGCTAAAATAAAGCGTGTTTTGGTTCGCGATAATACTTCCGAAGAAAAAATTATTGCAATCATGAAGAATCAATGGAGTGATGCAGAAAAAGTGAAACTTTCACATTTTGTAATTGAAAATGTAGACTTGGAAAAAACTAAAAATCAGGTATCTTCTGTGCATGCACAAATCCTTAAGAAAATACAGAAATCATAG
- a CDS encoding CdaR family protein, whose translation MIKKLKSHLLSSIKSKKINIFLLFLVSAFIILIFNKLSKEYTNTLVFNIEMENVPQEHVILNDSTNVLAITLKTHGFKWLNYYMSTPKVKIDFSKDVYRKDSAYVWHKSIKYLANTQFESQVELLNISPDTLYFKYGVNMVKKVPVRLKSEVSFSLGYDVSGDYKLQPDSITIIGPNILVSKLDFIETKPVNLIDVKTDITKKLELNLPNLADLKFSTKTSILKAKVEKFTEGKLKVPVQIINSPDSLKIKYFPKEINVSYYVSLKNFNSVTVKDFKVVCDYSKVAKASTLTPELVKIPAQVKNAKINQQLIEFIITK comes from the coding sequence ATGATAAAAAAATTAAAGTCCCATTTATTGTCTTCCATAAAAAGTAAAAAAATTAATATTTTTCTGCTCTTTTTGGTGTCGGCTTTTATTATCTTAATTTTTAATAAATTATCTAAAGAATATACTAATACTTTGGTGTTTAATATAGAGATGGAAAACGTGCCACAAGAGCATGTTATCTTAAACGATAGCACTAATGTTTTGGCTATAACCTTAAAAACGCATGGTTTTAAATGGTTGAATTATTACATGAGCACGCCTAAGGTTAAAATTGATTTTTCTAAAGATGTTTACAGAAAAGACTCCGCTTATGTTTGGCATAAATCGATTAAATATTTGGCAAATACGCAATTTGAAAGTCAGGTGGAATTATTAAACATCTCTCCAGATACGCTTTACTTTAAGTATGGTGTTAATATGGTTAAAAAAGTACCTGTTAGGTTGAAATCGGAAGTAAGTTTTTCGTTAGGTTACGATGTTTCTGGAGATTATAAGTTACAACCAGATTCAATTACTATAATTGGACCAAATATTTTAGTTTCAAAATTGGATTTTATAGAAACAAAACCTGTAAATTTAATTGATGTTAAAACTGATATTACTAAAAAATTAGAATTAAATCTTCCGAATTTGGCTGATTTAAAATTTTCAACTAAAACATCTATTTTAAAGGCAAAAGTTGAAAAGTTTACTGAAGGAAAATTGAAAGTTCCTGTTCAAATTATTAATAGTCCCGATTCTTTGAAAATCAAATATTTTCCAAAAGAAATTAACGTATCTTATTACGTGAGTTTAAAGAATTTTAATAGTGTTACGGTAAAGGATTTTAAAGTGGTTTGCGATTACAGTAAAGTAGCAAAAGCATCGACCTTAACTCCAGAATTGGTAAAGATTCCAGCACAGGTTAAAAACGCAAAAATTAATCAACAACTTATAGAATTTATTATAACAAAATGA
- a CDS encoding glycosyltransferase: MQLEFSFIIPVYNRPDETQELLESFVGLKTDTDFEIVIVEDGSTLLSKTIVEEFQNKLDISYYFKENSGPGDSRNYGMQKAKGNYFIILDSDCILPEQYLSEVEKGLDANYVDCFGGPDAAHESFTNLQKAINFSMTSFITTGGIRGNKNSVDTFQPRSFNMGLSKAAFLASQGFGLIHPGEDPDLSIRLWDLGFKTTLIPEAFVYHKRRISWSNFYKQVNKFGMVRPILNRWHPSTKKITYWFPTLFCLGFLGSILLNFVNINFPLNAYLFYFGIAFILALFSTKNIIVSILAIPAIIIQFFGYGYGFLKSTIAVSVLNKDPENHFPKLFFKSK, translated from the coding sequence ATGCAATTAGAGTTTTCATTCATAATTCCAGTTTATAACCGTCCAGACGAAACCCAAGAACTTTTGGAGAGTTTTGTGGGTTTAAAAACGGATACAGATTTTGAAATAGTTATTGTTGAAGATGGATCTACTTTATTATCAAAAACTATTGTAGAGGAGTTTCAAAATAAGTTAGATATTTCATACTACTTTAAAGAAAATTCAGGACCTGGAGATTCTCGAAATTATGGCATGCAAAAGGCTAAAGGTAATTATTTTATTATTTTAGATTCCGATTGTATTTTACCAGAGCAGTATTTATCGGAAGTTGAAAAAGGGTTGGATGCAAACTATGTAGATTGTTTTGGCGGACCAGATGCGGCTCATGAATCGTTTACTAATTTGCAAAAAGCGATTAATTTTTCGATGACTTCATTTATAACAACAGGAGGAATTCGTGGAAATAAAAATAGTGTAGATACTTTTCAGCCAAGGAGTTTTAATATGGGGCTTTCTAAAGCGGCCTTTTTAGCTTCGCAAGGTTTTGGACTTATACATCCTGGGGAAGATCCCGATTTATCTATTCGTTTATGGGATTTGGGATTTAAAACTACTTTAATTCCCGAAGCTTTCGTGTATCATAAACGCCGAATTTCTTGGAGTAATTTTTACAAACAAGTAAATAAATTTGGTATGGTGCGACCTATTTTAAATAGGTGGCATCCTTCAACTAAAAAAATAACCTATTGGTTTCCTACCTTATTTTGTTTAGGATTTTTAGGTTCTATTTTGTTGAACTTCGTTAATATAAATTTTCCACTTAATGCTTATTTGTTTTACTTCGGAATAGCGTTTATTTTAGCATTATTTTCAACAAAAAATATTATAGTTTCTATTTTGGCAATCCCTGCAATAATTATTCAGTTTTTTGGATATGGTTATGGGTTTTTAAAATCGACAATAGCAGTTTCAGTATTAAATAAAGATCCTGAGAATCATTTTCCTAAATTATTTTTTAAATCGAAATGA
- a CDS encoding enoyl-ACP reductase, with product MYNLLKGKRGIIFGALDENSIAWKTAERVHEEGGTFVLTNAPVAMRMGQISELAEKTGSQIIPADATSEEDLQNLVEKSMEILGGKIDFVLHSIGMSINVRKGKHYTDQNYAWTQKGTDVSAMSFHKVMQTLYKADAMNEWGSIVALTYMAAQRVFPDYNDMADNKAYLESVARSFGYFFGRDKNVRVNTISQSPTPTTAGSGVKGFDGFIAYADKMSPLGNATALDCANYTISMFSDLTKRVTLQNLFHDGGFSNMGVSDEVMSAFVDAQEK from the coding sequence ATGTACAATTTACTAAAAGGAAAAAGAGGAATTATTTTTGGAGCATTAGATGAGAATTCAATTGCTTGGAAAACAGCAGAACGTGTTCATGAAGAAGGTGGAACTTTTGTTTTAACAAATGCACCAGTTGCCATGAGAATGGGACAAATTAGTGAATTGGCAGAAAAAACAGGTTCTCAGATTATTCCAGCTGATGCTACTTCGGAAGAAGATTTACAGAATTTAGTAGAAAAATCTATGGAAATTCTTGGGGGTAAAATTGATTTTGTTTTACACTCTATCGGAATGTCTATTAACGTACGTAAAGGGAAGCATTATACCGACCAGAATTATGCTTGGACACAAAAAGGAACAGATGTTTCTGCAATGTCTTTTCATAAAGTAATGCAAACGCTTTACAAAGCAGATGCTATGAACGAGTGGGGATCAATTGTAGCTTTAACTTATATGGCTGCACAACGTGTATTTCCTGATTATAATGATATGGCTGATAATAAGGCATATTTAGAAAGTGTAGCTCGTAGTTTTGGATATTTCTTTGGAAGAGATAAAAACGTACGTGTAAACACTATTTCTCAATCGCCAACACCAACTACTGCAGGTAGCGGAGTAAAAGGTTTTGATGGTTTTATTGCTTATGCAGATAAAATGTCGCCACTTGGTAATGCTACGGCGTTAGATTGTGCAAACTATACAATATCTATGTTTAGTGACTTAACTAAACGTGTAACGCTTCAAAACTTATTTCATGATGGTGGTTTTAGCAACATGGGTGTTAGTGACGAGGTAATGAGTGCTTTTGTAGACGCTCAAGAAAAATAG
- the recN gene encoding DNA repair protein RecN produces MLTSLSIKNYALIDHLQVNFNDGFSIITGETGAGKSILLGGLSLILGKRADLSSLKDATKKCVIEAVFSVSNYNLKALFEAEDFDYEEQTIIRREILPSGKSRAFVNDSPVNLKGLQVLGERLIDIHSQHQTMQLTDNGFQFQIIDALANNDSVLQEYKLGLKGYKKLQKELKELLIFQAEAIKEHDYNSFLLNELVEANLVDGELESLEEEYETLNNIEGIQEKLSEAHQLLTEEEVGVLGSLTNLKNVFQKLSGLSSKYEDLFNRVNSSLIEMDDVFSEVDALQEELDADPARLEVVDAKLKTIHNLMQKHVAEDVAELIQIKNTLEEKVSATESLDENIQKKEHEISSKTKQINKVSKEIHKTRIAVIPQLKQELETILASLGMPNAQFKIEVHLKEAFFANGQDELIFLFSANKGGQFNELKKAASGGELSRIMLAIKSVLSNYIQLPTIMFDEIDTGVSGEISNKMGDIMQDMSKTMQVFSITHLPQVAAKGHSHFKVYKEDVDDVTRTNLVKLNHDERIVEIAQMLGGIEMSSSAIAHAKELLN; encoded by the coding sequence ATGCTAACATCGCTTTCTATAAAAAATTACGCATTAATCGATCATTTACAGGTTAATTTTAACGATGGGTTTTCTATAATCACAGGTGAAACTGGAGCAGGAAAATCTATACTTCTTGGTGGTTTATCTTTAATTCTAGGAAAACGTGCCGATTTAAGTAGTTTGAAAGATGCTACGAAAAAGTGTGTTATTGAGGCTGTTTTCAGTGTGTCGAATTATAATCTGAAAGCACTTTTTGAAGCTGAAGACTTTGATTATGAAGAGCAGACTATTATTCGTCGTGAAATATTACCTTCGGGGAAATCACGAGCTTTTGTAAACGATTCTCCTGTAAATTTAAAAGGTTTACAAGTTTTGGGAGAACGTTTAATCGATATTCATTCTCAGCATCAAACCATGCAGTTGACTGATAATGGTTTTCAGTTTCAAATTATCGATGCTTTAGCTAATAACGATTCCGTTTTACAAGAATATAAATTAGGATTAAAAGGATATAAAAAACTTCAGAAGGAGTTAAAAGAACTTTTAATTTTTCAGGCGGAAGCTATAAAAGAACATGATTACAATTCCTTTTTATTGAATGAGTTAGTTGAAGCTAATTTAGTTGATGGTGAGTTGGAATCACTAGAAGAAGAATACGAAACCCTTAATAATATAGAGGGTATTCAAGAAAAATTATCGGAGGCACATCAATTATTAACAGAAGAAGAAGTAGGTGTTTTAGGGAGTTTAACGAACTTAAAAAATGTATTTCAAAAGCTTTCTGGATTATCTTCAAAATATGAGGATTTGTTTAATCGTGTTAATAGTAGTCTCATTGAAATGGACGATGTTTTTAGTGAAGTAGATGCTTTGCAAGAAGAACTAGATGCCGATCCTGCACGATTAGAAGTGGTAGATGCAAAACTTAAAACTATTCATAATTTAATGCAAAAGCATGTTGCTGAAGATGTAGCAGAGCTTATTCAAATTAAAAATACACTAGAAGAAAAAGTTTCGGCTACCGAGAGTCTAGATGAAAATATTCAGAAAAAAGAACATGAAATTTCTTCTAAAACGAAGCAGATAAATAAAGTTTCTAAAGAAATTCATAAAACACGTATTGCTGTAATTCCTCAGTTAAAACAAGAGTTAGAAACTATTTTAGCAAGTTTAGGCATGCCTAATGCGCAGTTTAAAATTGAAGTTCATCTTAAAGAGGCCTTTTTTGCAAATGGACAAGATGAGTTAATATTCTTGTTTTCTGCAAATAAAGGAGGGCAATTCAATGAACTTAAAAAAGCAGCATCGGGTGGTGAGCTATCACGAATTATGCTAGCTATAAAATCGGTTTTATCAAACTATATTCAATTACCAACTATAATGTTCGATGAGATTGACACTGGTGTTTCTGGTGAGATTTCAAACAAAATGGGCGATATTATGCAGGATATGAGTAAAACTATGCAAGTATTTTCTATAACCCATTTACCGCAGGTCGCAGCTAAAGGACATTCGCATTTTAAAGTGTATAAAGAGGATGTGGACGATGTTACTCGAACCAATTTAGTGAAGTTAAACCACGACGAACGTATTGTGGAAATTGCACAAATGTTGGGTGGAATAGAGATGTCATCATCAGCTATAGCACACGCTAAGGAGCTACTGAATTAA
- a CDS encoding DUF4835 family protein, producing the protein MRNILVVLLVLISFTGISQELNCKVIVNAQQTGNENFPIFKTLEKQLTEFVNKTTWTNQKFATQERIDCSMFINVVEYSGESFKATLQVQSSRPIYGSSYSSPIYNFNDKDFNFRYLEFQNLIYNPSQYESNLVSVLAFHVYMVLGLDADSFAEKGGDPHFKQAQIITNYSQQSNSIGWKLEDGLQSRFVLIDNILSPTFKEFRSVIYSYHRNGMDIMSENAKQGKEEIVSALSTFKEMNSRRPNSFLLRTFFDAKADELEQVFSDGPNVNIASLKETLQRIAPMHSTKWNNIKF; encoded by the coding sequence ATGCGTAATATATTAGTTGTTTTATTAGTATTAATAAGTTTTACAGGTATTTCGCAAGAATTAAATTGTAAAGTGATTGTTAATGCGCAACAAACAGGAAACGAAAATTTTCCTATTTTTAAAACTTTAGAAAAACAACTTACCGAATTTGTAAACAAAACCACATGGACTAACCAAAAGTTTGCAACTCAAGAGCGTATAGATTGTAGTATGTTTATTAATGTTGTTGAGTACAGTGGCGAATCGTTTAAAGCAACGTTACAAGTGCAATCTTCTCGTCCTATTTATGGATCTTCATACAGTTCACCTATTTATAATTTTAACGATAAAGATTTTAATTTCAGATATTTAGAGTTTCAGAATTTAATATATAATCCTTCACAATACGAATCTAATTTAGTCTCTGTTTTAGCATTTCATGTATATATGGTACTCGGTTTAGATGCCGATTCGTTTGCCGAAAAAGGTGGCGATCCACATTTTAAACAAGCTCAAATTATTACAAATTATTCTCAGCAAAGTAACTCCATTGGTTGGAAATTAGAAGATGGTTTACAAAGCCGTTTCGTTCTTATTGATAACATTTTATCGCCAACATTTAAAGAATTTCGGTCTGTAATTTATTCGTACCATAGAAATGGTATGGATATAATGTCTGAAAACGCAAAGCAAGGAAAAGAAGAAATAGTATCGGCTCTTTCTACTTTTAAAGAAATGAATAGCCGTAGACCGAATTCTTTTTTATTACGAACTTTTTTTGATGCAAAAGCGGACGAGTTAGAACAAGTTTTTAGCGATGGTCCAAATGTAAATATCGCAAGCTTAAAAGAAACATTACAGCGTATTGCTCCTATGCATAGTACTAAATGGAATAACATTAAGTTTTAG
- the coaBC gene encoding bifunctional phosphopantothenoylcysteine decarboxylase/phosphopantothenate--cysteine ligase CoaBC produces MSILKGKNVLLGITGGIAAYKTAELVRLFVKSGSDVKVVMTPAAKNFITPLTLSTLSKNPVYSTFTNEDDDNAIWNSHVDLGLWADVFVVAPATANTLSKMMGGTSDNLLLATYLSAKCPVYFAPAMDLDMYKHPSSMESFEKLQEFGNIMIPAGSGELASGLIGEGRMAEPEDIVTFIEQDILGKLLLRGKKVLITAGPTYEAIDPVRFIGNHSSGKMGFEIAKASANLGAEVVLITGPTHQKVNHSLINVVPVVSAADMYQAVHEHFENVDIAILSAAVADFTPKEVSNKKIKKKSDTLTLELGRTKDILASLGEVKTNQYLVGFALETDNELENAKGKLKRKNLNLIVLNSLNDKGAGFKSDTNKVTFIDEAGNITENSLKSKTDVASDLLNKIIENIYA; encoded by the coding sequence ATGAGTATTCTAAAAGGTAAAAATGTACTATTAGGTATTACAGGTGGTATTGCTGCTTATAAAACGGCCGAGTTAGTTAGGCTATTTGTTAAATCCGGATCGGATGTAAAAGTTGTGATGACGCCAGCAGCTAAAAATTTTATAACACCTTTAACCTTATCTACTCTTTCTAAAAACCCGGTATATTCAACATTTACAAATGAAGATGATGATAATGCTATTTGGAACAGTCATGTTGATTTAGGGCTATGGGCAGATGTTTTTGTTGTTGCTCCAGCTACAGCAAACACTTTATCTAAAATGATGGGCGGTACGAGTGATAATTTATTACTGGCAACTTATTTATCTGCTAAATGTCCCGTTTATTTTGCGCCAGCTATGGATTTAGATATGTATAAGCATCCATCTTCAATGGAATCTTTTGAGAAGCTTCAGGAATTTGGAAATATTATGATTCCGGCTGGAAGTGGAGAGTTAGCAAGCGGATTAATAGGAGAGGGACGTATGGCAGAACCTGAAGATATTGTTACATTCATTGAGCAGGATATTTTAGGGAAATTGCTATTACGCGGAAAAAAGGTGCTTATCACGGCAGGTCCAACGTATGAAGCTATTGATCCTGTTCGTTTTATTGGAAATCATTCTAGTGGAAAAATGGGTTTTGAAATAGCTAAAGCATCTGCAAATCTTGGAGCTGAAGTAGTTTTAATAACTGGTCCAACACATCAAAAAGTAAATCATAGTTTAATTAATGTAGTACCTGTTGTAAGCGCTGCCGATATGTATCAAGCGGTTCATGAGCATTTTGAAAATGTTGATATAGCCATACTTTCTGCCGCTGTTGCAGATTTTACACCAAAAGAAGTTTCTAATAAGAAAATAAAAAAGAAGTCAGATACGTTAACTTTAGAGTTAGGGCGTACTAAAGATATTTTAGCATCGTTAGGCGAGGTTAAAACAAATCAATATTTAGTTGGCTTTGCTTTAGAAACCGATAACGAGCTCGAAAATGCAAAAGGAAAATTAAAAAGAAAGAATTTAAATTTAATTGTTTTAAATTCGTTAAACGATAAAGGTGCTGGATTTAAAAGTGATACCAATAAAGTTACTTTTATTGATGAAGCTGGAAATATTACAGAAAACAGTCTGAAATCTAAAACTGATGTAGCGTCGGATTTATTAAATAAAATTATTGAAAATATATATGCGTAA
- a CDS encoding DNA-directed RNA polymerase subunit omega, whose protein sequence is MDLKKTNAPVNTITYDRNQIDEPTENIYESISIIARRAEQINTEIKKELIDKLEEFATYNDSLEEIFENKEQIEVSKFYEKLPKPHSLAVQEWLTDKIYFRNTEEDSQE, encoded by the coding sequence ATGGATTTAAAGAAAACCAATGCTCCCGTTAATACGATTACGTATGATAGAAATCAAATAGATGAGCCTACAGAGAACATCTATGAGTCAATTTCAATCATAGCAAGACGTGCGGAGCAAATTAATACAGAGATTAAAAAAGAATTAATTGATAAGTTAGAAGAATTTGCTACTTATAACGATAGTCTTGAAGAGATCTTTGAAAATAAAGAGCAAATTGAGGTATCTAAATTTTACGAAAAATTACCAAAACCTCATTCTTTAGCTGTCCAAGAATGGTTAACAGATAAAATTTATTTTAGAAATACAGAGGAAGATTCTCAAGAGTAA
- a CDS encoding outer membrane protein assembly factor BamD: MKKFFYILLVFTVLSSCSEYQKVLKAEDIASKFKMGEDLYNEGKFAKANRLFAQIVPNYRGKPQAEKLMYLYSNSFYEMGDYYVAGYQFERFASSYPNSEKQEEASFLSAKSYSMLSPAYTKDQKQTIEAIEKLQTFINVFPDSKYVADANTLVQALDYKLENKAYSIAKQYNTISDFEASIKSFDNFIFDFPGSSLREKALFYRLDSAYQLAMNSVERKKEVRLKQAKDYYESFKKSYINSEYISEVDNMAVELDGALENYSKKS; encoded by the coding sequence ATGAAAAAGTTTTTTTACATTTTATTAGTATTCACTGTTTTAAGTAGTTGTAGCGAGTATCAAAAGGTTTTGAAAGCTGAAGATATTGCGTCGAAGTTTAAAATGGGTGAAGATTTATATAACGAAGGTAAGTTTGCAAAAGCGAATAGATTGTTTGCGCAAATTGTACCCAATTATAGAGGTAAACCGCAAGCGGAAAAATTGATGTATTTGTATTCTAATTCTTTCTATGAAATGGGAGATTATTATGTTGCAGGTTATCAGTTTGAACGTTTTGCATCTAGTTATCCAAATAGTGAAAAGCAAGAAGAAGCTTCGTTTTTATCTGCGAAAAGTTATTCAATGCTTTCCCCTGCTTACACTAAAGATCAAAAACAAACAATTGAAGCTATTGAGAAGTTGCAAACGTTTATTAATGTATTCCCCGATTCTAAATATGTTGCCGATGCTAATACATTGGTTCAAGCTTTAGATTATAAATTAGAGAATAAAGCATATAGTATAGCGAAGCAATACAATACAATATCAGATTTTGAGGCATCGATAAAATCATTTGATAATTTTATTTTCGATTTCCCAGGATCATCTTTACGTGAAAAAGCTTTGTTTTACAGATTAGATTCTGCATATCAATTAGCAATGAATAGTGTAGAACGAAAAAAAGAAGTGCGTTTAAAACAAGCCAAAGATTATTACGAAAGTTTTAAAAAATCTTATATAAATTCTGAGTATATTTCAGAAGTTGATAATATGGCAGTTGAATTAGATGGCGCTTTAGAAAATTATAGCAAAAAAAGTTAA
- the dapA gene encoding 4-hydroxy-tetrahydrodipicolinate synthase, whose translation MNSKFLGTGVALVTPFNADLTVNYEALTNIVNFNIDNGTEYLVISGTTAESVTITKDEKKAIVETISKANNGRVPLVLGIGGNNTMQVVEEIKTTDLSVIDAVLSVSPYYSKPTQEGIYQHFKAISEASPIDIILYNVPGRTSKNMDVNTTLRLANDFKNIIAVKEAGNNVAQYLQLIKNKPEDFLVISGDDDLALSIVLAGGSGVISVIGQAFPKDFSEMIRLGLKGDNKAAYKLHFKLMDVTNYIFEENNPSGIKAVFQALNLCEDTVRLPLVPATDALKQKIKDFVEAY comes from the coding sequence ATGAATAGTAAGTTTCTAGGAACTGGAGTGGCATTGGTAACGCCTTTTAATGCCGATTTAACGGTGAATTATGAAGCATTAACCAATATTGTTAACTTCAATATAGATAATGGTACAGAATATTTGGTAATTAGCGGTACAACTGCTGAGAGTGTAACCATTACTAAAGATGAAAAGAAAGCGATTGTTGAAACCATTTCTAAAGCAAATAACGGGCGTGTGCCATTGGTTTTAGGTATTGGCGGAAATAATACTATGCAAGTTGTTGAAGAAATAAAAACAACAGATTTAAGCGTTATAGACGCTGTTTTATCAGTTTCTCCTTATTATAGTAAGCCAACGCAAGAAGGGATTTATCAGCATTTTAAAGCTATTTCAGAAGCTTCACCAATTGATATTATTCTTTATAATGTGCCAGGAAGAACATCCAAAAATATGGATGTAAATACCACTTTAAGATTGGCAAACGATTTTAAAAATATTATAGCCGTAAAAGAAGCAGGGAACAACGTCGCTCAGTATTTACAGTTAATAAAGAATAAGCCGGAAGATTTTTTAGTGATTTCTGGTGACGACGATTTAGCTTTATCTATTGTTTTAGCTGGTGGATCTGGTGTTATTTCTGTAATTGGCCAAGCTTTTCCTAAAGATTTCTCTGAAATGATTCGTTTGGGATTAAAAGGAGATAACAAAGCGGCATATAAACTTCATTTTAAATTAATGGATGTTACCAATTATATTTTTGAAGAAAATAACCCATCGGGAATTAAAGCCGTTTTTCAAGCTTTAAATCTATGTGAAGATACCGTGAGGTTGCCATTAGTGCCCGCAACAGATGCTTTAAAGCAAAAAATAAAAGATTTTGTAGAAGCTTATTAA
- a CDS encoding DUF6913 domain-containing protein, whose protein sequence is MILKGFKEKSNKKYLNKLLSERQMAVTDSDVNSLGVILNIDEIDDFELFNSLAKLLKVKSNRLKIIAFSQSKKEDLNTWDDCYNPKDFGWRGKIKNPELQEFLKTEFDVLVSYYDTDILELKLITAKSKAKFKVGILQSDERINDLIIKTSLKEFGLFKTETFKYLKILNKIKDE, encoded by the coding sequence ATGATTTTAAAGGGTTTTAAAGAAAAATCTAATAAAAAATACTTAAACAAATTGTTGTCGGAGCGCCAGATGGCGGTTACTGATAGCGATGTTAATAGTTTAGGTGTTATCTTAAATATAGATGAAATAGACGATTTTGAATTATTTAATTCATTAGCTAAACTTTTAAAAGTGAAGTCTAATAGATTGAAAATCATAGCGTTTTCTCAAAGTAAAAAAGAAGATTTGAATACTTGGGATGATTGCTATAACCCTAAAGATTTTGGTTGGAGGGGCAAAATTAAAAACCCCGAATTACAGGAGTTTTTAAAGACTGAATTTGATGTTTTAGTAAGTTATTACGATACCGATATATTAGAGTTGAAACTAATAACGGCAAAATCTAAGGCAAAATTTAAAGTTGGGATATTGCAAAGTGACGAAAGAATAAACGATCTAATTATAAAAACAAGCTTAAAAGAGTTCGGTTTATTTAAAACTGAAACTTTTAAATACTTAAAAATATTAAATAAAATTAAGGATGAATAG
- a CDS encoding 5'-nucleotidase C-terminal domain-containing protein, translating into MRITYLFILLNIFVFSGCKEHNLHLTKIEGKQIAITDSIEANKEIDAYIKPFRDRIERDLDSVLAYSVDTYSKNDGEYNSAVGNFMADAVFSESNPIFKSRTGKDIDVVLLNYGGIRSILSKGNVTKRTAFGLMPFENSIVVTALKGVQMDSMINYLSRAKKAHPISGLKIKLDKNYKILEAKVNGENIENDRTYYVATNDYLYNGGDNMSFFKTNDSLYILDYKIRNALIDKFIKLDTINPVIDDRFTQIK; encoded by the coding sequence ATGAGGATTACATATTTATTTATTTTGTTAAATATTTTTGTCTTTTCAGGATGTAAAGAGCATAACTTACATCTTACAAAAATAGAAGGAAAACAAATTGCTATTACCGATTCTATTGAGGCAAACAAAGAAATTGATGCCTATATAAAACCGTTTCGTGATAGAATTGAAAGGGATTTAGATAGTGTTTTAGCTTACTCGGTAGATACTTATTCTAAAAATGATGGAGAATACAATTCAGCAGTTGGGAATTTTATGGCCGACGCTGTTTTTAGTGAATCCAATCCTATTTTTAAAAGCCGAACAGGTAAAGATATTGATGTAGTTTTACTAAACTATGGTGGTATCCGTTCTATTTTATCTAAAGGAAATGTGACTAAAAGAACTGCTTTTGGATTAATGCCTTTTGAAAACAGCATTGTTGTAACCGCTTTAAAAGGAGTACAGATGGATAGTATGATAAATTATTTATCTCGCGCAAAAAAAGCACATCCTATTTCCGGTCTAAAAATAAAACTAGACAAAAACTATAAAATTCTTGAGGCAAAAGTAAATGGTGAAAACATTGAAAACGATAGAACCTATTACGTTGCGACTAACGATTATTTATACAATGGAGGTGATAACATGTCCTTTTTCAAAACAAACGACAGTCTTTATATTTTAGACTACAAAATAAGAAATGCGCTAATTGATAAGTTTATAAAGTTGGATACCATTAATCCTGTTATAGACGATAGATTCACACAAATTAAATAA